The following is a genomic window from Butyricimonas faecihominis.
GAGTTTCCTCCGTCTTCTCCTTGCGCTCGGCTTTCGTGACAGTGGCGCAACCTGCCGCCTTTACCTTATTATATAGTTCCATCGCCGGTTCTTTCTCTTTCCATTTCTCGGAGGATGAGAATTTCACGACTTCGCCGTCGCAACCGTCCGTTGCGATATGGAGCTGCCAGAATGCTTCGGACGTAAAGCGGCGGTTCTCCCAGTAGCGTTCACATACCATAGCCAACGTTGGTGTCTGCACCCGCCCCACGGAATACGTGCCGTGTCCGGCGGCGATGGATAACGCCTGTGTGCCGTTGATGCCCACGAGCCAGTCGGATTCGCTCCGCGCTTTGGCGGCGAGGTAGAGGTTGTCGTATTTGCTGCCGTCTTCGAGTTTCCGCAGTCCCTCGCGGATAGCTTTGTCGGTGAGAGAGCTGATCCACAGGCGCACGAAAGGAGTGGTGCAACCCGTATAGTGGTAGAGGTAGCGGAAGATAAGCTCTCCCTCGCGTCCGGCATCGGTCGCCACGATGATATGTTCGCTTGTGTCGAACAGTCTTTTGATGACTTTTATCTGCGACACCACGCCGCTGTCGGGCTTGTAACCTTTCTCCGTCCTGACCTGACGGGGGACGAGCGTGAATGTGTCGGGAATAATCGGGAGGTTGTCACGGACAAATCCGCGCACGCCGTAGCCGTCGGGCATGGCAAGCTGAACGAGGTGTCCGAATGCCCATGTCACGGCATAACCGCCTCCCTCGAAATATCCTTCCTCTCTCTTTGTCGCGCCCACGATGCGGGCGATTTCACGTGCCACGGAGGGCTTTTCTGCAATGATTGTCTTCATGTCTTCTTCTTTTTTGTTGATACTTTGGATTTTATTTTGGATTCAGTGGCGGACACGGGATTACATTTTCATGCCCTTGCCCGTTTTCTTCTGCGGCTTCTCCTGCTGCTGTTGCTGGCGGGCGTCCTTCGGGTTGGTCTGACCTTTCTGCAACGGCTCTCTCAGATTCTTTGTAGCCTCGTTGGTCTTGCCATCGTTGTTCACCGCCACCTGCGTGCGGCTCTCGTTGGACGGAGCAACCTGCTGTGCATTGTCAGGGTTCGTGTCGTAGCGGTACGGGCGTCCCTTCTCCGGGTTGAACTTGATATACATCGTGGCATGGAAGCCCTGCTTGTCGGTCACGTTCTCCAGCTTCACGGCTTTACCCGCCACATAGTCGGCTTTCTGCTGGTCGGTGAAGCTCACGCCGCTCCATTTGCTGATGGGGCGGATGCTGCCGTCCTCGTTCGTCCACGTGTTGCGGCGTTGCTCCTTCTTGGTCTGTGCGGCATTTTCCCCGCCCTGCGCCTGACTTTTCGATGTGTCGCCTTTGGTTTCCTGTGTCTGTGCGGTACGGGGCGACTTGCCGGTTCCCGGCACGAACTCCACGCCGCGCTGCTCCACGTTCACTTGCAGGGTGGTGACGAACTTTCTGCCGTCGTTGCGCTCGATGAGCTTGTCGCGTACGGGCAGTCCGGCGCGGAGCATGTCCCGCTCCTGCGTGGTGATTTCCGTCTTGCCGATGCGCTCCGGGATGCGCACCCTGCTTGCCGGAATGTCCGTGATTTCATTCGTCTTGCGGTCGATGCTGATGTAGGAGGGGATGATCTCGCCCGTTTCCCTGTCCACAATGTCCACGACCCTACCGAGATTGCCCGTTTCGCGGAGGTTCTTCCGGTCATTGTCGGAGAATTTGTGTTCCTTGTACTCATCCAGCTTCTGCTCCTTGCGGATGAAGTGCGGCACGAGGCTGATGTTTCCCTCACCGTCCTTCTTGAAGGAGAGGCGGGCGTCCAGCTCGAATGATTCGCCGCCGAAGGTCGGTTTGACCTTTACCAAGTCGGACTTGCCATAGTTGAGCATCTTCGTAAGGTCGCCGGACTTTTCAAGGTTGTCCCGCTTTACGCCCCATCTGTCCTCCAGCTCCTGCCAGTTGATTTTACTCTCGTCGATGGGCTGGTAGCCACGTTTGCCCTGCATCTGTTCGGATTTGTCCTGTTGCTGTTCTTTCCGTTGTTCCATGTTCTCCTGTTTTTGAGGTTCTTGTTTCTCTGTCTGTTGTGCTGCCATCTCTTCCTGCACCTTCTTCTCATAGTCGGAGGTGTCCACCTTGTGAGGGGCGAGCAGCTCCTTGTTCGCTTCGGGGTCTTTCAGCAGTTGCTTCATCACCTCTAAGAGATTTTCAGCTTGGTCTGCCGCAATGCGGTAGAAACCGAAGCGGCTGGGTTCCTTGCACTGCCGGAAGAAGTTCTTGAAGAAGTTGTCCAGCACGTCGCCATGTCGGTCGAATTGCAGGAAACTCTGCGCGTTCTCCG
Proteins encoded in this region:
- a CDS encoding DUF3945 domain-containing protein, with product MAKKKDEKDVLVVRDEKTGEISVVAGLNADGTPKRTPAKAENAQSFLQFDRHGDVLDNFFKNFFRQCKEPSRFGFYRIAADQAENLLEVMKQLLKDPEANKELLAPHKVDTSDYEKKVQEEMAAQQTEKQEPQKQENMEQRKEQQQDKSEQMQGKRGYQPIDESKINWQELEDRWGVKRDNLEKSGDLTKMLNYGKSDLVKVKPTFGGESFELDARLSFKKDGEGNISLVPHFIRKEQKLDEYKEHKFSDNDRKNLRETGNLGRVVDIVDRETGEIIPSYISIDRKTNEITDIPASRVRIPERIGKTEITTQERDMLRAGLPVRDKLIERNDGRKFVTTLQVNVEQRGVEFVPGTGKSPRTAQTQETKGDTSKSQAQGGENAAQTKKEQRRNTWTNEDGSIRPISKWSGVSFTDQQKADYVAGKAVKLENVTDKQGFHATMYIKFNPEKGRPYRYDTNPDNAQQVAPSNESRTQVAVNNDGKTNEATKNLREPLQKGQTNPKDARQQQQQEKPQKKTGKGMKM